From one Variovorax sp. PBL-H6 genomic stretch:
- the fcl gene encoding GDP-L-fucose synthase translates to MSQFQKRIFVAGHRGMVGSAIVRCLAEQGYTNIISRSRAELDLTDQAQVRAFFAEEKPQEVYVAAAKVGGIHANNSYPAEFIYSNLMVEANVIHEAWRNGVSKLLFLGSSCIYPRLAAQPMAEDALLTGKLEPTNEPYAIAKIAGIKLCESYNRQYGCDFRSVMPTNLYGPGDNYHPENSHVLPAMIRRFHEAKLADAPAVVIWGTGSPKREFLYVDDMASACVHVMDLPRETYAACTEVTTSHINVGTGEDLSIAELASLVSEVVGYQGEIHYDTGKPDGAPRKLLDISRIRELGWTPEVSLRHGVARAYEDFRSEELVPS, encoded by the coding sequence ATGAGCCAGTTCCAGAAGCGGATTTTTGTTGCGGGCCATCGCGGCATGGTCGGCAGCGCCATCGTGCGCTGCCTGGCCGAGCAGGGCTATACCAACATCATCAGCCGCAGCCGTGCCGAGCTGGACCTCACCGATCAGGCGCAGGTGCGCGCGTTCTTCGCCGAGGAAAAGCCGCAGGAGGTGTACGTGGCCGCAGCCAAGGTGGGCGGCATCCATGCCAACAACAGCTATCCGGCCGAGTTCATCTACTCGAACCTGATGGTCGAGGCGAACGTGATCCACGAAGCGTGGCGCAATGGCGTGAGCAAGCTGCTTTTCCTCGGCTCGAGCTGCATCTACCCGCGGCTGGCGGCCCAGCCGATGGCCGAGGACGCGTTGCTGACCGGCAAGCTGGAGCCGACCAACGAACCCTATGCGATTGCGAAGATCGCGGGCATCAAGCTGTGCGAGAGCTACAACCGGCAGTACGGCTGCGATTTCCGCAGCGTGATGCCGACCAACCTCTACGGCCCCGGAGACAACTACCACCCCGAGAACAGCCACGTCCTGCCGGCAATGATCAGGCGCTTCCATGAAGCCAAGCTCGCCGATGCACCCGCGGTGGTCATCTGGGGCACCGGCTCTCCGAAGCGGGAGTTTCTCTATGTCGACGACATGGCCAGCGCCTGCGTGCACGTGATGGACCTGCCGCGTGAAACCTATGCGGCCTGCACCGAGGTCACGACCAGCCACATCAACGTCGGCACCGGGGAAGACCTGTCGATCGCCGAACTCGCCAGCCTGGTGAGCGAAGTGGTGGGCTATCAGGGCGAGATCCACTACGACACCGGCAAGCCAGACGGTGCTCCGCGCAAGCTGCTCGACATCTCTCGCATTCGCGAGCTCGGCTGGACGCCCGAGGTATCCTTGCGCCACGGCGTGGCACGCGCCTACGAAGACTTCCGCAGCGAAGAGCTCGTTCCTTCCTGA
- a CDS encoding low molecular weight protein-tyrosine-phosphatase, protein MQNVLVVCTGNICRSPMAEAVMAADLPGVQVDSAGLHALVGKPADPTARELLDARGIDIGAHRAQQLSGELCQRADLILVMDREQRRAVQERYLFAAGKVFRLCEFSDEDVPDPYREDRSIFEHSLQLIDSGARQWAQRISRVSS, encoded by the coding sequence ATCCAGAACGTTCTCGTCGTGTGCACCGGCAACATCTGCCGCAGTCCGATGGCGGAGGCCGTCATGGCGGCCGACCTGCCGGGCGTGCAGGTCGATTCGGCCGGCCTGCATGCGCTGGTCGGCAAGCCTGCGGACCCCACCGCCCGCGAGTTGCTGGACGCGCGCGGCATCGATATCGGCGCGCATCGTGCGCAGCAGCTCAGTGGCGAGCTTTGCCAGCGCGCCGATCTGATCCTGGTGATGGACCGCGAGCAACGCCGCGCGGTCCAGGAGCGCTATCTCTTCGCTGCCGGCAAGGTGTTCCGTCTCTGCGAGTTCAGCGACGAGGACGTGCCTGATCCTTACCGTGAAGATCGCAGCATCTTCGAGCACTCGCTTCAGCTCATCGATTCCGGCGCCAGGCAGTGGGCCCAACGCATCTCAAGAGTATCCAGTTGA
- a CDS encoding mannose-1-phosphate guanylyltransferase/mannose-6-phosphate isomerase has protein sequence MIRPIVLCGGSGTRLWPLSRKTLPKQFVPLIDNKNLLVLTLERLRLLSPEVTCVAAEEHRFLVQESIEAADVSGQQLLEPVARNTAAAMAAVALLSEPDQLLLFAPADHHIPDAERFVATIRKGVPAALAGHLVTFGVEPSFPSTAYGYIRQGEPLEASLGDGAGHAVAAFVEKPAAAHAEQLLLTGGHLWNAGILLVQARVLIAALQQHAPDILQSCREATTTVEVDGHFLRMDAAAFGRCRSQSIDYAVLEKCEKVAVLPFQGRWSDVGSWNAVAELHEADENGNRVSGQGFAMGASNTFIYAPNRPVVALGTKDLLVVDTPDALLVAHAEFAEQVKDAVALLTTHGHSQATRHRRIPRPWGAYDSVDNGERFAVKRLTVKPGARLALRMHHHRAEHWVVVKGTARVLCNGEVCLVKEDESIYIPVGAKYRLENAGKTVLEVIEVQTGGYLGEDDIVRFDDAPAAVLGKDKKLA, from the coding sequence ATGATCCGCCCCATCGTTCTCTGCGGCGGCAGCGGCACGCGGCTATGGCCGCTCTCGCGAAAGACGCTGCCCAAGCAGTTCGTCCCCCTGATCGACAACAAGAACCTGCTGGTGCTCACGCTGGAACGCCTGCGGCTGCTGAGCCCCGAGGTCACCTGCGTCGCGGCGGAAGAGCACCGCTTCCTGGTGCAGGAAAGCATCGAGGCCGCAGACGTGAGCGGCCAGCAGCTGCTCGAGCCGGTGGCACGCAACACCGCGGCAGCAATGGCCGCGGTGGCGCTGCTGTCCGAGCCCGACCAGTTGCTGCTGTTCGCACCGGCCGACCATCACATTCCCGATGCCGAGCGCTTCGTGGCCACGATCCGCAAGGGCGTGCCTGCCGCCCTCGCCGGCCATCTCGTGACCTTCGGAGTCGAACCGAGCTTTCCGAGCACGGCCTACGGCTATATCCGCCAGGGCGAGCCTCTCGAGGCATCGTTGGGTGATGGGGCGGGCCACGCGGTAGCCGCCTTCGTCGAAAAGCCAGCCGCCGCGCACGCCGAGCAGTTGCTGCTCACGGGCGGCCATCTCTGGAATGCCGGGATCCTGCTGGTCCAGGCCCGGGTATTGATCGCAGCACTGCAGCAGCATGCGCCCGATATTCTCCAGAGTTGTCGCGAGGCCACCACGACCGTCGAAGTCGATGGCCATTTCCTGCGAATGGATGCCGCCGCCTTTGGCCGCTGCCGCAGCCAAAGCATCGACTATGCGGTGCTCGAGAAATGCGAGAAGGTCGCCGTCCTTCCATTCCAGGGCCGCTGGAGCGACGTCGGGAGCTGGAACGCCGTAGCCGAGCTGCACGAGGCGGACGAAAACGGCAACCGGGTCAGCGGCCAGGGCTTCGCCATGGGCGCGAGCAATACGTTCATCTATGCACCCAACCGTCCCGTCGTTGCCCTGGGCACCAAGGACCTGCTGGTGGTGGACACGCCGGATGCGTTGCTGGTCGCGCACGCGGAATTCGCCGAACAGGTCAAGGACGCGGTTGCACTGCTGACCACGCATGGCCACAGCCAGGCCACGCGCCACCGCCGCATCCCGCGCCCCTGGGGCGCCTATGACAGTGTCGACAATGGCGAACGATTTGCTGTCAAGCGCCTCACGGTGAAGCCCGGTGCGCGCCTGGCCCTGCGCATGCACCACCATCGCGCCGAGCACTGGGTGGTCGTGAAGGGCACGGCGCGGGTGCTGTGCAACGGCGAGGTCTGCCTGGTCAAGGAAGACGAGTCGATCTACATCCCCGTCGGGGCCAAGTACCGGCTCGAAAATGCAGGCAAGACGGTGCTCGAAGTGATCGAAGTCCAGACCGGCGGCTACCTCGGCGAGGACGACATCGTCCGCTTCGACGACGCACCCGCTGCCGTCCTCGGCAAAGACAAGAAACTGGCCTGA
- a CDS encoding sugar transferase, with protein MQPRRLGLLERAAKRSIDIVGALTFFILFGPLYLLVALCVGISMGRPVHFWQHRLGENGQRFRFYKFRSMVRDSEHVLDEFLSRNDMARTEWDTFQKLEKDPRITPIGQFIRKLSLDELPQFWNVLKGDMSLVGPRPCMERQRSLYGKGWEHYCAMRPGITGLWQVSGRNRLSYARRVELDVEYVSNWSLWLDIKILLKTVRTVITGDGSR; from the coding sequence GTGCAACCACGCAGGCTTGGCCTGCTGGAGCGCGCTGCAAAGCGCAGCATCGACATCGTGGGTGCGCTGACTTTCTTCATTCTTTTTGGCCCGCTCTATCTACTGGTAGCACTCTGCGTCGGCATCAGCATGGGGCGCCCTGTGCACTTCTGGCAGCACCGCCTCGGTGAGAACGGGCAGCGCTTCCGCTTCTACAAGTTTCGTTCGATGGTTCGCGACTCCGAACACGTGCTTGACGAGTTCCTGAGCCGCAACGACATGGCGCGCACCGAATGGGACACCTTCCAGAAGCTGGAGAAGGACCCCCGCATTACGCCGATTGGCCAGTTCATCCGCAAGTTGAGCCTCGACGAGTTGCCGCAGTTCTGGAATGTGCTCAAGGGAGATATGAGCCTGGTCGGCCCACGTCCCTGCATGGAGCGGCAACGCAGCCTCTATGGCAAAGGCTGGGAGCATTACTGTGCGATGCGCCCCGGCATCACCGGCCTGTGGCAGGTCAGCGGCCGCAACCGGCTTTCGTATGCCCGGCGCGTCGAGCTCGACGTGGAATACGTGAGCAACTGGTCGCTCTGGCTGGATATCAAGATCCTGCTGAAGACGGTCCGTACCGTGATCACCGGCGACGGTTCGAGGTAA
- a CDS encoding heme biosynthesis HemY N-terminal domain-containing protein has translation MRAALWLLALFGIAAAVALFAGNNQGTVTVFWPPWRVDVSLNLTLLILLVAFALLHVALRALSALFSLPRQARQWRLQQKERSLHAALLDALAQQLAGRFSRSRKAAQAALVQERALAGLDARLPQAQQIRVLSHLLAAESAQALQDRPARDAHMQQALSESADRGVLASPETREGVQLRAARWALDDRDAPAALARLEELPQGAQRRTLALRLRLKAARQAGRTQEALETARLLAKHRAFSDAAAQSIVRGLATELLSGAHDPTQLLRAWSELEGGEREMPEVAIHAAQRMVALRGDLTLARAWLLPVWECMIEQPRSLHDSLRVKLVLALEAGLDSVEADWLARIEAAQRNNPRDPNLQYLAGMACMRRQLWGKAQQLLTHAGLALQDPVLHRRAWQALAELAEARNDADQASAAWKRAAQIETP, from the coding sequence ATGCGTGCAGCACTGTGGCTCCTGGCCTTGTTCGGCATTGCGGCGGCGGTGGCGCTGTTCGCCGGCAACAACCAGGGAACGGTGACTGTCTTCTGGCCGCCGTGGCGGGTCGACGTCTCGCTCAATCTCACGCTTCTGATTCTGCTGGTGGCCTTTGCGCTGCTGCATGTCGCCTTGCGCGCGCTGTCGGCGCTTTTCTCCCTGCCGCGGCAGGCGCGTCAATGGCGTCTGCAACAGAAGGAGCGCTCGCTGCACGCGGCACTGCTCGACGCCCTCGCGCAACAGCTGGCCGGCCGCTTTTCGCGCTCGCGCAAGGCAGCGCAGGCAGCGCTCGTGCAGGAGCGGGCATTGGCCGGGCTGGACGCAAGGCTGCCGCAGGCGCAGCAGATACGCGTGCTGTCGCACCTGCTCGCCGCGGAGAGCGCGCAGGCCCTGCAGGACCGGCCTGCGCGCGATGCGCACATGCAGCAGGCGCTCAGCGAGAGCGCCGACCGGGGCGTGCTCGCAAGCCCCGAGACGCGCGAAGGCGTGCAGTTGCGCGCAGCCCGCTGGGCGCTCGACGACCGCGATGCGCCTGCCGCATTGGCCCGGCTGGAGGAGCTTCCGCAGGGTGCCCAGCGCCGTACGCTCGCCCTGCGCCTGCGGCTCAAGGCGGCACGGCAGGCCGGACGCACGCAGGAGGCGCTCGAAACCGCACGCCTGCTGGCCAAGCATCGTGCCTTCTCCGACGCCGCCGCGCAGAGCATCGTGCGCGGTCTGGCGACGGAGCTCCTCTCAGGCGCGCATGATCCCACGCAACTGCTGCGGGCCTGGAGCGAGCTCGAGGGCGGGGAGCGCGAGATGCCCGAAGTCGCGATCCATGCGGCACAGCGCATGGTGGCGCTGCGCGGCGACCTCACCCTCGCGCGTGCCTGGCTGCTGCCGGTCTGGGAGTGCATGATCGAACAGCCTCGCAGCCTGCACGATTCCCTGCGGGTGAAGCTGGTGCTGGCGCTGGAGGCCGGCCTCGACTCGGTCGAGGCCGATTGGCTTGCGCGCATCGAAGCAGCGCAGCGGAACAACCCCCGTGACCCGAACCTGCAGTACCTTGCCGGTATGGCGTGCATGAGGCGCCAGCTCTGGGGCAAGGCGCAACAACTTCTCACGCATGCGGGATTGGCGTTACAAGATCCGGTTTTGCACCGACGTGCCTGGCAGGCGTTGGCGGAACTCGCCGAAGCTCGCAACGACGCCGATCAGGCGTCGGCTGCCTGGAAGCGCGCTGCACAGATCGAAACGCCTTGA
- a CDS encoding glycosyltransferase WbuB has protein sequence MKLLVYGINFAPELTGIGKYTGEMVAWLAARGHEVRVVTAPPYYPDWQVRPGYHSGRYTRHEWQGAQVFRTPLWVPRKVTGAKRLLHLASFALSSVPALLAQWRWKPDVVWVTEPPMFCTPAALAFSRLRSAKSWLHIQDYEMDAAFELGLLKGARTRAFVASAERWLMRRFDRISTISLRMLERARNKGTEDARLVSLPNWADVSAIQPLQGVSSYRAELGIRPDAVVALYSGNMGAKQGLELLSEMALMLKDQPGLEFVFCGNGAGRAALMKRCESLANVRFLDLQPVERLGDFLGLADIHLLPQRADAADLVMPSKLTGMLSSGRPVVAGAHPQTELGKVTAECGIAVPPDDARSFADAVLSLALQPERRRELGLKARAVAEARFDRDAVLAQFEHDLLACVAKR, from the coding sequence ATGAAGCTGCTCGTCTACGGCATCAATTTCGCACCGGAGCTGACCGGAATCGGCAAGTACACCGGAGAGATGGTGGCTTGGCTTGCGGCGCGCGGCCACGAAGTGAGGGTGGTGACGGCACCGCCCTATTACCCCGACTGGCAAGTACGCCCTGGGTACCACTCGGGGCGCTACACCCGGCACGAGTGGCAGGGCGCCCAGGTCTTTCGCACACCGCTGTGGGTGCCGCGCAAGGTGACCGGCGCGAAGCGCCTGCTGCACCTGGCGAGCTTCGCGCTCAGCAGCGTGCCGGCCCTGCTCGCCCAATGGCGCTGGAAGCCGGACGTGGTGTGGGTCACTGAGCCTCCGATGTTCTGCACGCCGGCAGCCCTGGCCTTTTCGCGCCTGCGCTCGGCAAAATCCTGGCTGCACATCCAGGACTACGAGATGGACGCCGCCTTCGAACTCGGCCTGCTCAAGGGTGCGCGCACGCGCGCCTTTGTGGCATCGGCCGAGCGCTGGCTGATGCGGCGCTTCGACCGCATCTCGACCATCTCGCTACGCATGCTCGAACGTGCGCGCAACAAGGGCACCGAGGACGCGCGGCTGGTCTCGTTGCCCAACTGGGCCGACGTTTCCGCGATCCAGCCGCTGCAAGGCGTGAGCTCCTATCGCGCCGAGCTCGGCATTCGCCCGGACGCCGTGGTAGCCCTCTACTCGGGCAACATGGGCGCCAAGCAGGGCCTGGAGCTGCTGTCGGAAATGGCACTGATGCTCAAGGACCAGCCCGGGCTGGAGTTCGTGTTCTGCGGCAACGGCGCCGGTCGCGCCGCATTGATGAAACGCTGCGAGTCGCTCGCCAACGTGCGCTTCCTCGACTTGCAGCCGGTCGAGCGGCTCGGCGACTTTCTCGGCCTGGCCGACATTCACCTGCTGCCCCAGCGTGCCGATGCGGCGGACCTGGTGATGCCCTCCAAGCTGACCGGCATGCTCAGCAGCGGCAGGCCGGTGGTCGCCGGTGCACACCCCCAGACCGAGCTCGGCAAGGTGACGGCCGAATGCGGTATCGCCGTGCCGCCGGACGATGCCAGGTCCTTCGCAGACGCCGTGCTGTCGCTCGCGTTGCAGCCCGAACGCCGGCGCGAACTGGGGCTGAAGGCGCGTGCCGTCGCCGAGGCGCGTTTCGACCGTGATGCCGTGCTGGCGCAGTTCGAGCACGACCTGCTGGCCTGCGTTGCGAAGCGCTGA
- a CDS encoding polysaccharide biosynthesis tyrosine autokinase: MTSSIITKTNPSPASAADEEDLDLGRYIEVLVSNKWLIAAITVVVFVIGAAYAYMERPVYESNLVIQVEDTEGGGKGALAEASGLVDVKTPASAEIEIIRSRMIAGQAVEATKLYISSGPRYVPYIGGWLARRSNGLSDPGFLWLNGYVSGTERILVSQFDVPTIMEGGLFTVTAAGSNQYTLDYPGMQQLKGTVGTLLRAETPEGPITLQIDQLAGKPGALFNLYRYAKLPTTIGLQTSLALQERGKNSGIVNVSLQDTDPFKLTRVLNAVGDQYVKQNIERKAAEAQKTLAFLDVQLPLFKKQLEASEEVYNRYRNQKGTVAFSEEAALILGQSVDRQTKLLDAQQRRRELESRFTSAHPSVQTLDNQIAALKADMGSIQERIKGLPAIQQEAVRMERDVKVNTELYQSLLNNALQLRLVKEGKIGNVRVLDEAVVPTQPVKPNRKVIMAAALALGLFLGIVAAFIRSSFVEQRLRDPHEVEADTGLPVFSTIPLSPSQAAIAKRRLSGATGVRLLAIENPDDPAVESLRSLRTAMQFAMLESPNNRVLISGPTPGVGKSFVTANFAALMAAAGKRTLLIDADLRRGHTHQYFGLQRHGGLSELIAGSLTVQQTVHRQVVPNLDFLATGQLPPNPAELLVSDSFKTMLERLSEQYDLVVIDTPPVLVAADTSTVAAHAGTVLLVARADQSTMGELKESTRRLAMSGKSATGVLLNAMDLGRRTFAPYKYGRYRYTSYNYESILPEEQ, encoded by the coding sequence ATGACTTCCTCAATCATTACCAAAACGAATCCCTCCCCGGCGAGCGCGGCGGACGAGGAAGACCTCGACCTCGGGCGCTACATCGAGGTCCTGGTCTCGAACAAGTGGCTGATCGCGGCAATCACCGTCGTCGTGTTCGTGATCGGCGCAGCCTACGCCTACATGGAGCGTCCCGTCTACGAATCAAACCTGGTGATCCAGGTCGAGGATACGGAGGGCGGCGGCAAGGGTGCCCTGGCCGAAGCCAGCGGCCTTGTCGACGTGAAGACGCCCGCGAGTGCCGAAATCGAGATCATCCGCTCGCGCATGATCGCGGGCCAGGCCGTAGAGGCCACGAAGCTCTACATCTCCTCCGGACCGCGCTATGTGCCCTATATCGGCGGCTGGCTGGCGCGCCGCTCCAACGGCCTGTCGGACCCGGGCTTCCTCTGGCTCAATGGTTATGTGTCCGGGACCGAGCGCATCCTCGTCTCGCAGTTCGACGTGCCGACCATCATGGAAGGCGGCCTGTTCACCGTCACTGCCGCAGGGAGCAACCAGTACACCCTGGACTATCCAGGTATGCAGCAACTCAAGGGCACTGTGGGGACATTGCTGAGGGCCGAGACGCCCGAGGGCCCGATCACGCTCCAGATCGATCAACTGGCCGGCAAGCCGGGCGCGCTGTTCAACCTGTACCGCTACGCGAAGCTGCCGACCACGATCGGTTTGCAGACGAGCCTTGCCCTCCAGGAGCGCGGCAAGAACTCCGGCATCGTCAACGTGTCCCTGCAGGACACCGACCCGTTCAAGCTGACGCGTGTGCTCAATGCCGTGGGCGACCAATACGTCAAGCAGAACATCGAGCGCAAGGCCGCTGAGGCGCAAAAGACGCTGGCCTTCCTCGATGTCCAGTTGCCCTTGTTCAAGAAGCAGCTGGAAGCCTCGGAAGAGGTCTACAACCGTTATCGCAACCAGAAGGGCACGGTGGCCTTCAGCGAGGAAGCCGCGCTGATCCTCGGCCAGTCGGTCGACCGCCAGACCAAGCTGCTGGACGCCCAACAGCGCCGGCGCGAGCTGGAGTCCCGCTTCACTTCTGCGCACCCATCGGTGCAGACCCTGGACAACCAGATCGCCGCGCTGAAGGCCGACATGGGCAGCATCCAGGAACGCATCAAGGGCCTCCCTGCGATCCAGCAGGAGGCGGTGCGCATGGAGCGCGATGTCAAGGTGAACACCGAGCTCTACCAGTCGCTGCTCAACAATGCGCTGCAACTGCGCCTCGTGAAGGAGGGCAAGATCGGCAACGTGCGCGTGCTCGATGAGGCAGTCGTGCCCACGCAGCCGGTCAAGCCGAACCGCAAGGTGATCATGGCTGCCGCGCTGGCGCTCGGATTGTTCCTCGGCATCGTCGCGGCCTTCATCCGCAGCTCCTTCGTCGAGCAGCGGCTGCGTGATCCGCACGAGGTCGAAGCCGACACCGGACTGCCCGTGTTCTCGACCATTCCGCTGAGCCCCTCGCAAGCCGCTATTGCAAAGCGCCGTCTCAGCGGAGCCACTGGCGTGCGCCTGCTGGCGATCGAGAACCCCGACGACCCGGCAGTCGAGAGCCTGCGCAGCTTGCGCACCGCGATGCAGTTCGCGATGCTTGAGTCACCCAACAACCGGGTGCTGATCAGCGGCCCCACGCCAGGCGTTGGCAAGAGCTTCGTGACGGCCAACTTCGCCGCCCTCATGGCCGCTGCCGGCAAGCGCACGCTACTGATCGACGCCGACCTGCGCCGCGGCCACACGCACCAGTACTTCGGGCTGCAGCGTCACGGTGGCTTGTCCGAACTGATCGCCGGCAGCTTGACGGTCCAGCAGACCGTGCATCGCCAGGTCGTGCCCAACCTCGATTTCCTTGCCACTGGTCAACTGCCGCCGAACCCGGCGGAACTGCTGGTGTCCGACTCGTTCAAGACCATGTTGGAGCGCCTGTCCGAGCAGTACGACCTGGTTGTCATCGACACGCCGCCGGTGCTCGTGGCGGCCGACACGTCCACTGTGGCCGCTCACGCTGGCACGGTGCTTCTGGTGGCGCGCGCCGATCAATCGACAATGGGCGAGTTGAAGGAAAGCACGCGGCGGCTCGCCATGAGCGGCAAGTCTGCCACCGGCGTGCTGCTCAACGCGATGGACCTGGGCCGTCGCACCTTCGCGCCCTACAAGTACGGACGCTATCGCTACACCAGCTACAACTACGAGAGCATCCTGCCCGAAGAGCAGTGA
- a CDS encoding glycosyltransferase, with translation MRLLHLVPSVDPQGGGVIEGVRRLHDALTDLGHSGDVVSLDSPDAACVRAYPGTVVATGPSVSSYGYNERLLPWLKAHACGYDAVIVNGLWQYVGLAARRALHGSGTPYFVYSHGMLDPWFKRTYPLKHLKKWLYWPWGEYRVLRDASAVVFTCEEERLLARQSFWLYRCREVVGSYGTSTPPRDAERLSEVFFSSFPELRNKRLLLFLGRIHEKKGCDLLIEAFAQVAAKAPDVHLVMAGPGDEALTRQLQARARGLGLASRVSWPGMLSGDLKWGAFHACEVFCLPSHQENFGIAVVEAMACSRPVLISDKVNIWREIDADHAGFVESDTLEGTAALLRRWLAATPAELDTIRAAALRSFEQRFRMEQVASTLVDIIRTHAPQIA, from the coding sequence GTGAGACTGCTGCATCTGGTTCCCTCCGTCGATCCCCAGGGCGGAGGCGTCATCGAGGGAGTGCGGCGCCTGCACGATGCGCTGACGGACCTGGGTCACAGCGGCGACGTCGTGAGCCTCGACAGCCCCGATGCGGCGTGTGTGCGCGCTTATCCCGGCACGGTGGTCGCGACCGGTCCATCGGTCTCGAGCTACGGCTACAACGAGCGCCTCTTGCCTTGGCTGAAGGCACATGCCTGCGGCTATGACGCCGTCATCGTCAACGGCCTGTGGCAGTACGTGGGCCTCGCGGCCCGGCGTGCGCTGCATGGCTCAGGCACGCCCTACTTCGTGTACAGCCACGGCATGCTGGACCCATGGTTCAAGCGCACCTACCCGCTCAAGCACCTGAAAAAGTGGCTCTACTGGCCTTGGGGCGAGTACCGCGTGCTGCGCGATGCATCCGCGGTGGTCTTCACCTGCGAGGAAGAGCGCCTGCTGGCACGGCAGTCGTTCTGGCTTTATCGCTGCCGCGAGGTGGTGGGCTCTTACGGCACCAGCACCCCGCCGCGGGATGCAGAGCGCTTGTCGGAAGTCTTCTTCTCGTCCTTCCCCGAGCTGCGGAACAAACGCCTTCTGCTCTTCCTCGGCCGAATCCACGAGAAGAAAGGCTGCGACCTGCTGATCGAGGCCTTCGCGCAAGTGGCCGCGAAGGCGCCCGATGTCCATCTGGTGATGGCAGGGCCCGGCGACGAAGCCCTCACTCGGCAGCTGCAAGCTCGTGCTCGGGGCCTGGGCCTGGCCTCGCGCGTGAGCTGGCCGGGCATGCTGTCGGGCGATCTCAAGTGGGGCGCCTTTCATGCGTGCGAAGTGTTCTGCCTCCCCTCTCACCAGGAAAATTTCGGCATCGCGGTAGTGGAGGCCATGGCCTGCAGCCGGCCGGTGCTGATCAGCGACAAGGTCAATATCTGGCGGGAGATCGACGCGGACCACGCCGGCTTCGTCGAGTCCGACACGCTGGAAGGCACGGCTGCGTTGCTGCGTCGCTGGCTGGCCGCGACGCCGGCAGAGCTGGACACGATACGCGCCGCCGCACTGCGCTCCTTCGAACAGCGCTTCCGCATGGAGCAGGTGGCATCGACGCTGGTGGACATCATCCGCACGCACGCCCCGCAGATCGCCTGA
- a CDS encoding polysaccharide biosynthesis/export family protein has protein sequence MSPSGFSTSEIDPPPAGAITEITPQLIQAHRAAVGNNVPPEVRALVGEAPVYKIGPGDVVSVVVYDHPEIVFSGIPATTVADQASVSPAPGFIVSNTGYMSFPYVGQIKAEGMTIQDLEQTLINRLSRVFKSPQLSVRVNAFRSKRAYIEGEVRTPGLQIFTDIPMTLAEAINRAGGLSGNGDRSAVTLTRDGKTVTLDLMSMAEAGIAPTSIPLRSGDLVMVRSRDERKVTVMGEVNVQTGVMMRNGRLSLNDALTEVGGVNLGTANPRQIYVIRNETNGLSIFHLDARTPTAIAMADGFALRPKDVVYVDPVPLVQWNRVLSLILPTATTATSYRDLGTRSSGSGR, from the coding sequence GTGTCGCCTTCGGGCTTTTCCACCTCGGAGATCGATCCGCCGCCTGCCGGTGCAATCACCGAGATCACGCCCCAGCTGATCCAGGCACATCGCGCCGCCGTCGGCAACAACGTTCCGCCTGAAGTACGGGCACTCGTGGGCGAGGCGCCGGTCTACAAGATCGGTCCTGGCGATGTGGTGAGCGTCGTGGTCTATGACCATCCCGAAATTGTGTTCAGCGGAATCCCTGCGACCACGGTGGCCGATCAGGCGAGCGTGTCGCCGGCCCCGGGCTTCATCGTCTCCAACACGGGCTACATGAGCTTCCCGTACGTAGGCCAGATCAAGGCCGAAGGCATGACGATCCAGGACCTGGAGCAGACGCTGATCAACAGGCTGTCGCGGGTGTTCAAGAGCCCGCAACTGAGCGTGCGTGTGAACGCCTTCCGCAGCAAGCGCGCCTACATCGAAGGTGAAGTCCGCACGCCGGGCCTGCAGATTTTCACGGACATCCCCATGACCCTGGCCGAGGCGATCAATCGCGCGGGCGGCCTCTCGGGGAACGGGGATCGCTCTGCCGTGACCCTCACCCGCGACGGCAAGACCGTCACGCTCGACCTGATGTCCATGGCCGAGGCCGGCATCGCGCCGACGAGCATCCCGCTCCGGTCGGGCGACCTGGTGATGGTGCGAAGCCGCGATGAACGCAAGGTCACCGTCATGGGCGAGGTGAATGTCCAAACGGGCGTGATGATGCGCAACGGGCGGCTCAGCCTGAACGACGCGCTGACCGAGGTCGGCGGCGTCAATCTCGGGACCGCGAATCCGCGCCAGATCTACGTGATCCGCAACGAGACGAATGGCTTGTCGATCTTTCACCTCGACGCCCGCACGCCGACGGCGATCGCCATGGCTGACGGCTTCGCCCTCAGGCCCAAGGACGTGGTCTATGTCGACCCGGTCCCGCTGGTCCAGTGGAACCGCGTGCTGAGCCTGATTCTTCCGACCGCCACGACCGCGACTTCCTATCGCGATCTGGGCACGCGCAGCAGCGGGAGCGGCAGATAG